From Stenotrophomonas maltophilia, a single genomic window includes:
- a CDS encoding ATP-binding protein: protein MKRTPSAMRGHAFHFLRYGIGFLVAHLLLIVLGLWAWDALLEDRTEAGLQAEMRGTHALLQHRFAETPREQWPVLARELDADFAYALRMVPLAEAVKELPASQRPPFNNGRVQIDLEHMRSLQRIGDSDYAVMLGPLDEALPEEGWQDSEVSGVAILLLILMVAVALPMYVMVYRLWRDVSQLAQAARQMRDGQLDTRAPRAGTALVRPLANAFNHMAEQLQQLLESQRVLAQAVAHEVRTPLARMRFGLADLEDTALDELQRDALGGLRTDVDRLQHLTDAGVEYAALGRCHQLTRQRLQLAALVRGVIAQFAPLPMPVQQVLSPVGLVNVNRHMLELALRNLLGNALRYARRQIRITSTVNDGWLCLQVEDDGPGIAPELRGQVLQPYVRLDPGSPGFGLGLALVQVVADKHGGHVEVTDSDLGGACIRLHLPLETGGVVEGDTAC, encoded by the coding sequence ATGAAGCGCACGCCCTCGGCGATGCGCGGCCACGCCTTCCACTTCCTGCGCTATGGCATCGGCTTCCTGGTCGCCCACCTTCTGCTGATCGTGCTTGGCCTGTGGGCGTGGGACGCGCTGCTGGAAGACCGCACCGAAGCCGGCCTGCAGGCCGAGATGCGCGGCACCCATGCGTTGCTGCAGCACCGCTTCGCCGAAACCCCGCGCGAGCAGTGGCCGGTGCTGGCGCGCGAACTCGACGCCGATTTCGCCTACGCGCTGCGCATGGTGCCGCTGGCCGAGGCGGTGAAGGAGCTGCCTGCCAGCCAGCGCCCGCCGTTCAACAACGGCCGTGTGCAGATCGACCTGGAGCACATGCGCAGCCTGCAGCGGATCGGCGACAGCGACTACGCGGTAATGCTGGGGCCGCTGGACGAAGCACTGCCTGAGGAGGGATGGCAGGACAGCGAAGTGTCCGGCGTGGCGATCCTGCTGCTGATCCTGATGGTGGCCGTGGCCCTGCCGATGTACGTGATGGTCTACCGCCTGTGGCGCGACGTCTCGCAGTTGGCCCAGGCGGCGCGTCAGATGCGCGATGGCCAGCTCGACACGCGCGCGCCGCGTGCCGGTACCGCGCTGGTACGGCCACTGGCCAATGCCTTCAACCACATGGCCGAACAGCTGCAGCAGCTGCTGGAAAGCCAGCGCGTGCTGGCGCAGGCCGTGGCGCACGAGGTACGTACCCCGCTGGCGCGGATGCGTTTCGGCCTGGCCGACCTCGAGGACACCGCGCTGGATGAGCTCCAGCGCGATGCATTGGGCGGCCTGCGCACCGATGTCGACCGGCTGCAGCACCTCACCGACGCCGGCGTCGAGTACGCTGCCCTCGGCCGCTGCCACCAGCTGACCCGCCAGCGCCTGCAGCTGGCGGCGCTGGTGCGCGGCGTGATCGCCCAGTTCGCCCCCCTGCCGATGCCGGTGCAGCAGGTGCTGTCGCCGGTGGGCCTGGTCAACGTCAACCGGCACATGCTGGAACTGGCGCTGCGCAACCTGCTCGGCAATGCGCTGCGCTATGCACGCCGGCAGATCCGCATCACCAGCACGGTGAACGATGGCTGGCTGTGCCTGCAGGTGGAGGATGACGGCCCCGGCATCGCGCCGGAACTGCGCGGCCAGGTGCTGCAGCCTTACGTGCGGCTGGACCCGGGCAGCCCCGGCTTCGGGCTTGGCCTGGCGCTGGTGCAGGTAGTGGCCGACAAGCATGGCGGCCACGTCGAGGTAACCGATTCAGACCTGGGCGGCGCCTGCATCCGCCTGCACCTGCCGCTGGAAACCGGCGGCGTAGTAGAAGGCGATACGGCCTGCTAG
- a CDS encoding winged helix-turn-helix domain-containing protein, whose product MLDIVLVEDDARLGTMVSDYLQRHGYQVAHERSGERAVARILAEKPALVLLDVGLPDQDGFEVCRQIRPHYDGIICVLTARTDNIDQVLGLELGADDYIGKPIEPRVLLARLRAHLRRHRRVEPRDGSLRFGELSIDPSTRNVHLQGALLELTTAEFDLLFLLASNAGQILDRDALLRGLRGIAFDGLDRSIDARISRLRRKLGDNPEQPERIKTVRGRGYLFSRSAWG is encoded by the coding sequence ATGCTGGATATCGTACTGGTCGAAGACGATGCCCGCCTGGGAACGATGGTCAGTGACTATCTGCAGCGGCATGGTTACCAGGTCGCCCACGAGCGCAGCGGCGAGCGCGCCGTGGCCCGGATCCTGGCCGAAAAGCCGGCCCTGGTCCTGCTCGATGTCGGCCTGCCCGACCAGGATGGTTTCGAAGTGTGTCGGCAGATACGGCCCCACTATGACGGCATCATCTGCGTGCTGACCGCCCGAACCGACAACATCGACCAGGTCCTGGGGCTGGAACTGGGCGCCGACGACTACATCGGCAAGCCGATCGAACCGCGGGTGCTGCTGGCCCGCCTGCGCGCCCACCTGCGCCGCCACCGCCGGGTCGAGCCGCGCGACGGCAGCCTGCGCTTCGGCGAGCTGAGCATCGACCCGTCCACGCGCAATGTGCACCTGCAGGGTGCCCTGCTGGAACTGACCACCGCCGAGTTCGACCTGCTGTTCCTGCTGGCCAGCAACGCCGGCCAGATCCTCGACCGCGACGCCCTGCTGCGCGGCCTGCGCGGGATCGCCTTCGATGGCCTGGACCGCTCGATTGATGCCCGCATCTCGCGCCTGCGCCGCAAGCTGGGCGACAACCCGGAACAACCGGAACGGATCAAGACCGTCCGCGGACGCGGCTACCTGTTCAGCCGCTCGGCATGGGGATGA
- the asnB gene encoding asparagine synthase (glutamine-hydrolyzing), with amino-acid sequence MSGVVGAWLPPAEDEHLLQQLAPMLRALQQRGRGRIGYWTDAEAGLALGHCRAPTDTPLQPLSSDCGRYVLCLDGRLYNRADLQAQLRDLPRNCSDARLLLQAIVEWGVERALSRIEGAFGFSVWDRESRALWLARDPVGERPLYYGWHQGRFLFASELKALQAFEGFSPSIDQDALSLLLRHDYVPAPHTIYRGIHKLVAGAMLRIDMNDHAAGHSSMAAQGGSRYWCARDAMHSALQEPLQPAPSLEQATDQLEAVLQKAIAARMHSPLACGAFLSGGTDSSLVTAMMQAQSTLPIEAWTVGFDDPGHDESDWASQVARHLGVQHHLHRMDARQGLDLLQRLPQVWCEPFADASQLPTLLASELLGARKPVALTGDGGDELFFGHPSYGRALRNARLCGGLPDWVRDLARRSGNRMNVERGRLGGWRALVAEVAANDVEGHYLQRVTRWRQPAQVVLGAREPVTIFQQQDTALPAEARIQLLDFRMDLAEGILAKVDRAGMAAGVETRAPLLDMEVVRLAWRLPQHLKYHDGEHKLILKHLLARYLPEPLVYRPKRGFGPPMARWLAGPLRDWAEALLDPQLLRNQGCFDAVRVRGIWEAFLRGERKWHTHLWNVLMFQAWHQHWHGGRGR; translated from the coding sequence ATGAGCGGCGTGGTCGGGGCCTGGTTGCCGCCCGCCGAAGACGAGCACCTGCTGCAGCAGCTGGCGCCGATGCTGCGCGCGTTGCAGCAGCGCGGGCGGGGGCGCATCGGCTACTGGACCGATGCCGAGGCCGGCCTGGCACTGGGCCATTGCCGGGCGCCGACCGATACGCCCCTGCAACCGCTGAGCTCGGACTGCGGCCGCTACGTGCTGTGCCTGGACGGACGCCTGTACAACCGCGCCGACCTGCAGGCGCAGCTGCGCGATCTGCCGCGCAACTGCAGCGACGCGCGGCTGCTGTTGCAGGCGATCGTCGAGTGGGGCGTGGAGCGGGCGCTGTCGCGCATCGAGGGCGCCTTTGGTTTCAGCGTATGGGACCGCGAGTCGCGCGCGCTGTGGCTGGCCCGCGACCCGGTGGGCGAGCGGCCGCTGTACTACGGCTGGCACCAGGGCAGGTTCCTGTTCGCGTCGGAACTGAAGGCGCTGCAGGCCTTTGAGGGTTTCTCGCCAAGCATCGACCAGGATGCCCTGAGCCTGCTGCTGCGCCATGACTACGTGCCGGCGCCGCACACCATCTACCGTGGCATCCACAAGCTGGTGGCCGGCGCGATGTTGCGCATCGACATGAATGACCATGCTGCGGGGCACTCCAGCATGGCCGCGCAGGGCGGTTCGCGTTACTGGTGTGCACGCGATGCGATGCACAGCGCGCTGCAGGAACCCCTGCAGCCGGCGCCGAGCCTGGAGCAGGCCACCGACCAGCTGGAGGCGGTACTGCAGAAGGCCATCGCTGCACGCATGCACTCGCCGCTGGCCTGCGGCGCGTTCCTGTCCGGCGGCACCGACTCCTCGCTGGTGACGGCGATGATGCAGGCGCAGTCGACCCTGCCGATCGAAGCGTGGACGGTCGGCTTCGACGATCCGGGCCACGACGAGAGCGATTGGGCTTCGCAGGTGGCGCGCCACCTGGGCGTGCAGCACCACCTGCACCGGATGGACGCGCGCCAGGGCCTGGACCTGCTGCAGCGGCTGCCGCAGGTCTGGTGCGAGCCGTTCGCCGACGCCTCGCAGCTGCCGACACTGCTGGCCAGTGAACTGCTGGGTGCGCGCAAGCCGGTGGCATTGACCGGTGACGGTGGCGACGAACTGTTCTTCGGACATCCCAGTTATGGCCGCGCGCTGCGCAATGCGCGCCTGTGTGGTGGCCTGCCGGACTGGGTACGTGACCTGGCGCGGCGCAGCGGCAACCGCATGAACGTCGAGCGTGGCCGCCTCGGTGGCTGGCGCGCACTGGTGGCCGAGGTCGCCGCCAACGATGTGGAAGGTCATTACCTGCAGCGCGTGACCCGCTGGCGGCAGCCGGCGCAGGTGGTGCTGGGCGCGCGCGAACCGGTGACGATCTTCCAGCAGCAGGACACGGCGCTGCCGGCCGAGGCGCGCATCCAGCTGCTCGATTTCCGCATGGATCTGGCCGAAGGCATTCTCGCCAAGGTCGATCGCGCGGGCATGGCGGCGGGCGTTGAAACCCGTGCGCCGCTGCTGGACATGGAGGTGGTGCGCCTGGCCTGGCGCCTGCCGCAGCATCTGAAGTACCACGATGGCGAGCACAAGCTGATTTTGAAGCACCTGCTGGCGCGCTACCTGCCCGAGCCGCTGGTGTACCGCCCCAAGCGCGGCTTCGGCCCGCCGATGGCGCGCTGGCTGGCGGGTCCGCTGCGCGATTGGGCCGAGGCGCTGCTGGATCCGCAGCTGCTGCGCAACCAGGGCTGCTTCGATGCGGTGCGCGTGCGCGGCATCTGGGAGGCGTTCCTGCGCGGCGAGCGCAAGTGGCACACGCACTTGTGGAACGTGCTGATGTTCCAGGCGTGGCACCAGCATTGGCACGGTGGTCGCGGGCGCTGA
- a CDS encoding phasin family protein, translated as MAAAFSDRFSDATRQLAAAATRANRLALENAESMFGVQLKALERNLTATGGWLGELARSDDAAGVLSKGTQLWQDNLQRLGQAQQDVVGLGLQAGKAWSELVQGYNESSADANSH; from the coding sequence ATGGCCGCCGCCTTCAGCGATCGCTTCAGTGATGCCACCCGCCAGCTTGCTGCCGCGGCAACGCGTGCGAACCGGTTGGCGTTGGAGAACGCCGAAAGCATGTTCGGCGTGCAGCTGAAGGCGCTGGAGCGGAACCTGACCGCGACCGGTGGCTGGCTGGGTGAACTGGCCCGCAGCGACGATGCGGCCGGGGTGCTCAGCAAGGGCACGCAGCTGTGGCAGGACAACCTGCAGCGGCTGGGCCAGGCCCAGCAGGACGTGGTCGGCCTCGGCCTGCAGGCCGGCAAGGCCTGGTCCGAACTGGTGCAGGGCTACAACGAATCAAGCGCGGACGCGAACAGCCACTGA
- the queD gene encoding 6-carboxytetrahydropterin synthase QueD, translating into MEIFKVFMLEAAHRLPNVPPGHKCARLHGHSFRVELKVEGEPGAQTGWIMDFGDVKAAFQPIYERLDHHYLNDIPGLENPTSENLAVWIWNELKPSLPALSEITVHETCTSGCRYRGPAI; encoded by the coding sequence ATGGAAATCTTCAAAGTCTTCATGCTCGAGGCGGCGCACCGCCTCCCCAACGTGCCGCCGGGGCACAAGTGCGCGCGCCTGCACGGCCACTCGTTCCGGGTGGAACTGAAGGTCGAGGGCGAGCCCGGCGCGCAGACGGGCTGGATCATGGATTTCGGTGACGTGAAGGCGGCATTCCAGCCGATCTACGAGCGCCTGGACCATCACTACCTCAACGACATCCCCGGCCTGGAGAACCCGACCAGCGAGAACCTGGCGGTGTGGATCTGGAACGAGCTCAAGCCCAGCCTGCCGGCGCTGAGCGAGATCACCGTGCACGAGACCTGTACCTCCGGCTGCCGCTACCGCGGCCCGGCCATCTGA
- a CDS encoding TonB-dependent receptor produces MPKHTLLVAALAVALAAPLSAAAESSADASGEASTLAAVRVTGSNIKRTDTEASNPVQVIGRQQLEQTGKATVADVLRSISANTGNASNETTNNGWASGSAGIGLRGLSQKNTLVLLNGRRLANYGFPAGGLSDTFVDLNALPLVAVERIEVLKDGASAVYGSDAVAGVVNIITRQNFEGAEIGGSFGGADQGGLHEQNLKFVGGLGDLDTDGYNILFSLQGYNRERLDQDERNLTRSGIYTDKPGGRWNGWSAKGARYLVNGVSVPMLDANGNCPTGTTRVASAPIDGLAGDTCGFNQAPFTTLIPSTKRYQAYANGTFRLNDNVEAFGEVLYSQIKSTAWFGSSPFFTLESGRFALNADSGLAEPVSSLLPANNPYNPYGRAIPIEYTFFDLGGTLKTNRSTAYRGVFGLRGTTAKWDWEVAAFGARSSERESVSGGFANRWALADALATGSYNLLNPAATPQSVRDAINIATLRPAESKLQGIDAKISGSLGHTWAGEIGFAAGAEWRREKLDSNNPWQIDAGLQVRPAIAEVHGQRQVSAAYAEVNVPLASTLELSAAARADHYDDFGNAFSPKLGLRWQPLDVLLVRASASKGFRAPSLSENSNSTSIAYGSVVDPRDPDVPGSRQNPTFFTVGNNALKPERTKSVNFGVVLSPWANTNLSVDYYRIQLDNLVGTNNTQTLVNDNVAGAVQRDERGKLQAVYNRYQNLSELKTSGIDVELRQRIPTAALGDFTVSSAYTHVRDYRRPTVVGGPLVDYAGSNLGATLPKDKATTTLDWKHGDFNAAVTWYYTSSYRQEASTAAKAVQQRVGSYSQYDLYLAYTGVDKLTVYAKVQNLADKTPPYDASFPGIRAPYDFSQYDLRGRYFTLGFDYRF; encoded by the coding sequence ATGCCCAAGCACACCCTGCTCGTGGCGGCCCTGGCCGTCGCTCTGGCCGCGCCTTTGTCCGCCGCCGCCGAATCCTCCGCCGATGCCAGTGGCGAAGCCAGCACGCTGGCCGCCGTGCGCGTCACCGGTTCCAACATCAAGCGCACCGATACCGAAGCCTCCAACCCGGTGCAGGTGATCGGTCGCCAGCAGCTGGAACAGACCGGCAAGGCCACCGTGGCCGATGTGCTGCGCTCGATCTCGGCCAATACCGGCAACGCCAGCAACGAAACCACCAACAACGGCTGGGCCTCCGGCTCGGCTGGCATCGGCCTGCGTGGCCTGTCGCAGAAGAACACGCTGGTGCTGCTCAACGGCCGCCGCCTGGCCAACTACGGCTTCCCGGCCGGCGGCCTGTCCGACACCTTCGTCGACCTCAACGCGCTGCCGCTGGTCGCAGTGGAGCGCATCGAAGTGCTCAAGGACGGCGCCTCGGCCGTCTACGGCTCCGATGCGGTGGCTGGCGTGGTCAACATCATCACCCGGCAGAACTTCGAAGGCGCCGAGATCGGTGGCAGCTTCGGCGGCGCCGACCAGGGCGGCCTGCACGAGCAGAACCTGAAGTTCGTCGGCGGCCTCGGTGATCTCGACACCGATGGCTACAACATCCTGTTCAGCCTGCAGGGCTACAACCGCGAGCGCCTGGACCAGGACGAACGCAACCTGACCAGGAGCGGCATCTACACCGACAAGCCGGGCGGCCGCTGGAACGGCTGGTCGGCCAAGGGCGCGCGCTACCTGGTGAACGGAGTGTCGGTGCCGATGCTCGATGCCAACGGCAACTGCCCGACCGGCACCACCCGCGTTGCCAGCGCGCCGATCGACGGCCTGGCCGGCGATACCTGCGGTTTCAACCAGGCGCCGTTTACCACCCTGATTCCGTCGACCAAGCGCTACCAGGCCTACGCCAACGGTACCTTCCGCCTGAACGACAACGTCGAAGCCTTCGGCGAAGTGCTGTACAGCCAGATCAAGAGCACCGCGTGGTTCGGCAGCAGCCCGTTCTTCACTCTGGAAAGCGGGCGCTTCGCACTGAACGCGGACAGTGGCCTGGCCGAGCCGGTGTCGTCGCTGCTGCCGGCCAACAATCCGTACAACCCGTACGGCCGCGCGATCCCGATCGAGTACACCTTCTTCGACCTTGGCGGCACCCTCAAGACCAACCGTTCCACCGCCTATCGCGGCGTGTTCGGCCTGCGTGGCACCACCGCGAAGTGGGACTGGGAAGTGGCCGCGTTCGGGGCGCGCAGCAGCGAGCGCGAGAGCGTGTCCGGTGGCTTCGCCAACCGCTGGGCGCTGGCCGATGCACTGGCCACCGGCAGCTACAACCTGCTCAACCCGGCAGCCACGCCGCAGTCGGTGCGTGATGCGATCAACATCGCCACCCTGCGTCCGGCCGAGTCCAAGCTGCAGGGCATCGACGCGAAGATTTCCGGCAGCCTGGGCCACACCTGGGCCGGTGAGATCGGCTTCGCCGCCGGTGCCGAGTGGCGGCGCGAGAAGCTGGACTCCAACAATCCATGGCAGATCGATGCCGGCCTGCAGGTGCGCCCGGCCATCGCCGAAGTGCATGGCCAGCGCCAGGTCAGTGCCGCCTACGCCGAAGTGAACGTGCCGCTGGCCTCGACGCTGGAGTTGTCGGCGGCCGCACGTGCCGACCACTACGATGACTTCGGCAATGCGTTCTCGCCGAAGCTCGGCCTGCGCTGGCAGCCGCTGGACGTCCTGCTGGTGCGTGCCTCAGCCTCGAAGGGCTTCCGCGCGCCGTCGCTGTCGGAGAACTCCAACAGCACCAGCATCGCCTACGGCAGCGTGGTGGATCCGCGTGACCCGGACGTGCCCGGTTCGCGCCAGAACCCGACCTTCTTCACCGTCGGCAACAATGCACTGAAGCCGGAGCGTACCAAGAGCGTGAACTTCGGCGTGGTGCTGTCGCCGTGGGCCAACACCAACCTGAGCGTGGACTACTACCGCATCCAGCTGGACAACCTGGTCGGCACCAACAACACCCAGACCCTGGTCAACGACAACGTGGCCGGTGCCGTGCAGCGCGACGAGCGCGGCAAGCTGCAGGCGGTCTACAACCGCTACCAGAACCTGAGCGAGCTGAAGACCTCGGGCATCGATGTCGAGCTGCGCCAGCGCATCCCGACCGCAGCGCTGGGTGACTTCACCGTGTCTTCGGCCTACACCCACGTGCGTGACTACCGTCGCCCGACCGTGGTCGGCGGCCCGCTGGTCGACTACGCCGGTAGCAACCTCGGCGCGACCCTGCCCAAGGACAAGGCCACCACCACGCTGGACTGGAAGCATGGCGACTTCAACGCGGCGGTGACCTGGTACTACACCAGCAGCTACCGCCAGGAAGCCAGCACCGCGGCCAAGGCCGTGCAGCAGCGTGTCGGCAGCTACAGCCAGTACGACCTGTACCTGGCCTACACCGGCGTCGACAAGCTCACCGTGTACGCCAAGGTGCAGAACCTGGCCGACAAGACGCCGCCGTACGACGCCTCGTTCCCGGGCATCCGCGCGCCGTACGACTTCAGCCAGTACGACCTGCGCGGCCGCTACTTCACGCTGGGCTTCGACTACCGCTTCTGA